The Thermococcus sp. M39 genome window below encodes:
- a CDS encoding winged helix-turn-helix domain-containing protein → MVSAELKSKILKYLEQVNIATRNEIMRAVGKSGKSLTVALEELIREGVIELVSEKPLAYRFVGSNIVEIDLSEIKSYYDLKLKFFKTLRDFGWRLSTHEIAAVALMYARFTKFRVLVFGSQAVGKTSIISAVFGNIDEPLVLQDLHLRNLYDVIRSVKTNTKVIEQQYRHNWGKELLGKYDKCEVIPISKIAPSELVFRFIPLRITLPRVRTYGMFKPVKFEFLNVPRIVNDLSEEVLWELEVKLSKLKYFTIDLERLIQAVDSLKADEMVNYTDDVSAEFYRINARFDSIKSNDVKLANWKYLREFENLHEFLVNDLQIWNNALEVLKFNYSWLKDEEKAVQQTVDFMRDVFETFTIVKEE, encoded by the coding sequence GTGGTGTCAGCTGAACTCAAGTCAAAAATTCTTAAATACCTCGAACAAGTGAATATTGCTACCAGAAATGAAATTATGAGGGCTGTTGGGAAATCGGGTAAGAGTTTGACGGTTGCCTTAGAGGAGCTTATTAGAGAAGGAGTGATAGAACTTGTTTCTGAGAAGCCACTGGCATACAGGTTCGTAGGATCCAATATTGTTGAGATTGACCTTAGCGAGATTAAAAGTTACTATGACTTGAAGCTGAAGTTCTTTAAGACCTTGAGAGATTTTGGTTGGAGGCTTTCAACTCACGAAATTGCGGCAGTGGCGTTGATGTATGCGAGATTTACAAAGTTTCGAGTCTTGGTTTTTGGCAGTCAGGCTGTAGGAAAGACTTCAATAATTTCGGCAGTCTTTGGAAATATTGATGAACCTCTTGTGCTTCAAGACCTGCATTTGAGGAATCTTTATGATGTTATCAGGAGTGTCAAAACTAACACGAAGGTCATTGAGCAACAGTACAGGCACAACTGGGGGAAGGAGCTTTTGGGTAAGTATGATAAGTGTGAGGTTATTCCGATCTCAAAGATAGCTCCTTCTGAATTAGTGTTTCGTTTTATTCCTCTCCGAATTACGTTGCCGAGAGTTAGAACCTATGGAATGTTTAAGCCAGTTAAGTTTGAGTTTTTGAATGTTCCGAGAATTGTAAACGATTTGAGTGAGGAGGTTCTTTGGGAGCTTGAGGTGAAGCTTTCAAAGTTGAAGTATTTTACGATTGATTTAGAGAGGTTAATACAGGCTGTGGATAGTTTGAAGGCTGATGAGATGGTTAATTATACTGATGATGTTAGTGCTGAGTTCTACAGAATCAACGCGAGGTTTGATAGTATTAAAAGCAATGATGTCAAGCTGGCCAACTGGAAGTATTTACGCGAGTTTGAGAATCTCCATGAGTTCTTAGTAAATGATCTGCAAATTTGGAACAATGCTCTTGAAGTATTGAAATTTAATTATTCTTGGCTCAAGGATGAGGAAAAGGCAGTACAGCAAACAGTTGACTTCATGCGAGATGTGTTCGAAACATTCACAATAGTGAAAGAAGAGTGA
- a CDS encoding site-specific integrase has product MTKLFEEVLEERLKSGARVNGSPAGIRTPVAGSKARRKSLYSSNEGLTWLISEEAMKMPQQAFPAIGHVFHSSGKQDYYRRLLQVQNPNQYYIITEEDINRLFLEFEAKGVTHSHKRSVEYIITMFLKEATKENHGRYIFTMKDLKEYLTLIRQSYSPSFYRKNITYLKKLFRIAQIDLAESLKAPTELNVDLTIVTVDDIKSLIQLVDSLHLSNRFEDWKRDQFITAMLLMAVSGMRVSELERVPLKEIDIENRRIRLNTHQTKTRQARVVFFTSEVQELLEDYIRTHRPNVNLPLATIAQLQRPFRKKSPLRNQKLRPKHMRKFFAQEWDRRNGNATIKKMLMGHSIRYDINALHYSHHTVDELQDAYNKIFGNLRFLR; this is encoded by the coding sequence ATGACAAAACTGTTTGAGGAAGTGTTAGAAGAAAGATTAAAGTCTGGAGCCCGGGTTAATGGTAGCCCCGCGGGGATTCGAACCCCGGTCGCGGGATCCAAAGCCCGTCGGAAAAGCCTTTATTCGTCGAATGAAGGTCTTACATGGCTTATTTCAGAAGAAGCCATGAAAATGCCCCAACAGGCATTTCCAGCCATAGGACATGTTTTCCACAGTAGTGGTAAACAAGACTACTACAGAAGGCTCCTTCAGGTTCAGAATCCAAACCAGTACTACATCATCACAGAGGAAGACATCAACAGGCTCTTCCTGGAGTTCGAAGCAAAGGGAGTCACCCACTCCCACAAACGAAGCGTTGAGTACATCATCACAATGTTCCTGAAGGAAGCCACGAAAGAGAACCACGGAAGATACATTTTCACAATGAAAGACCTGAAAGAATACCTGACCCTGATACGACAGTCATACTCCCCCTCCTTTTACCGCAAAAACATCACATACCTCAAAAAGCTCTTCAGAATCGCACAGATAGACCTTGCAGAATCCCTCAAGGCACCAACAGAGCTTAACGTGGACCTAACCATTGTGACTGTTGATGACATCAAGAGCCTCATTCAGCTCGTTGATTCTCTCCACCTAAGCAACCGTTTTGAGGACTGGAAGAGGGATCAGTTTATCACAGCAATGCTCCTCATGGCAGTGAGTGGAATGAGGGTAAGCGAACTCGAAAGGGTTCCCTTGAAGGAGATTGACATTGAAAACAGGCGGATTCGCCTTAACACGCACCAGACAAAAACAAGACAGGCAAGGGTCGTCTTTTTCACGTCGGAGGTTCAGGAGTTGCTGGAGGACTACATCAGAACTCACAGACCAAACGTGAATCTGCCCTTGGCTACGATAGCCCAGTTGCAGAGGCCCTTCCGCAAAAAAAGCCCCCTTAGAAACCAGAAACTCAGACCAAAACACATGCGGAAATTCTTCGCTCAGGAATGGGATCGACGGAACGGAAATGCGACTATCAAAAAGATGCTGATGGGTCATTCAATAAGATACGATATCAATGCACTGCATTACTCACACCATACTGTTGATGAACTACAAGATGCGTACAACAAGATCTTTGGTAATCTACGATTCCTAAGATAA